Proteins encoded within one genomic window of Pseudodesulfovibrio senegalensis:
- a CDS encoding HAD family hydrolase — MDIPGFGTLDLDHVVLDFNGTIAEDGELLPGVAERIRALAKTMNVCVVTADTHGTCADKLNGLPCRVSVIGAGDEAHAKLKYVRSLGAERCAAFGNGANDGLMLKDCALGVAVVQTECACAQTIAAADMVATSIDNGLDLLLRPARLLAGLRR, encoded by the coding sequence ATGGACATCCCGGGTTTCGGCACACTGGACCTCGACCACGTGGTGCTGGACTTCAACGGCACCATTGCCGAAGACGGCGAGTTGCTGCCCGGGGTTGCCGAACGCATCCGCGCTCTGGCCAAAACCATGAACGTGTGCGTTGTCACGGCCGACACCCACGGCACCTGCGCAGACAAACTCAACGGCCTGCCCTGCCGGGTATCGGTCATCGGCGCGGGCGACGAAGCCCACGCCAAGCTGAAATACGTGCGCTCACTGGGCGCAGAGCGCTGTGCGGCCTTCGGCAACGGAGCCAACGACGGCCTCATGCTCAAGGATTGTGCGCTGGGCGTGGCCGTGGTGCAGACGGAATGTGCCTGCGCGCAGACCATTGCGGCAGCGGACATGGTGGCCACGAGCATAGACAACGGGCTGGACCTGTTGCTCCGGCCCGCGCGGTTGCTGGCCGGGTTGCGCCGCTGA
- a CDS encoding 23S rRNA (pseudouridine(1915)-N(3))-methyltransferase RlmH has product MRAVGFIWVGKPKEKFYREGCEHYWKKLSRFFKLEQSVIKDGPGKLPAAQRNEVEGKGIISKANPSDMLIILDEFGERLTSRKLAAHLQQWTDDPNLRPTFVIGGPFGLSDEVKNAARKTVRLSDMTLPHELARLVLLEQIYRAGTIMRNMPYHHD; this is encoded by the coding sequence ATGCGCGCAGTGGGATTCATCTGGGTGGGCAAGCCCAAGGAAAAATTCTACCGCGAAGGATGCGAGCACTACTGGAAAAAACTCTCCCGCTTCTTCAAGCTGGAACAGAGCGTGATCAAGGACGGGCCGGGCAAACTCCCGGCGGCCCAGCGCAACGAGGTAGAGGGCAAGGGCATCATATCCAAAGCCAACCCCTCGGACATGCTGATCATCCTCGATGAATTCGGCGAACGGCTGACCTCCCGCAAGCTGGCCGCCCATCTGCAGCAATGGACCGACGACCCGAACCTGCGGCCCACGTTCGTCATCGGCGGCCCGTTCGGACTCTCCGACGAGGTCAAGAACGCGGCGCGCAAGACCGTGCGCCTCAGCGACATGACCCTGCCCCACGAGCTGGCGCGGCTGGTGTTGCTGGAACAGATTTACCGGGCAGGCACCATCATGCGCAACATGCCCTATCACCACGACTGA
- the corA gene encoding magnesium/cobalt transporter CorA, whose product MLESLKWFTLKRDIAPGSLIYAGKKRDFDPVVSELAYNADGIIRESSPAVFENVRIAPGTTTLLHCIGVHDPATIRSMGSVASIPSITLEDVMNTAQRPKLEWLENGIFVILRDMSFDEPTNTLSQQQISLFWNDDMVLLFQETDTRRFRGVMERIRTGSGKMRGAGGHYLAVALIDAIIDNHFATLHAMSEQAQKLEDSLQDRQTEKRLNALYTLRREAVVMRNALLPMREVFRELCSAPQAELPPSAEAYLRDVGDHATQTGDSVLALADIMAGMIELQISLAGLKTNRIMQILTLVSTIFIPLTFIAGIYGMNFEFMPELKWRYGYFITLGAMGVTAVGMLMLFLRNRWL is encoded by the coding sequence ATGCTTGAATCCCTGAAATGGTTCACCCTGAAGCGGGACATCGCCCCCGGCAGCCTCATCTACGCCGGGAAAAAGCGCGACTTCGACCCCGTGGTTTCCGAACTGGCCTACAATGCGGACGGCATTATCCGGGAATCCTCGCCGGCCGTTTTCGAAAACGTGCGCATTGCGCCGGGAACCACCACGCTCCTGCACTGCATCGGCGTCCATGACCCGGCCACGATACGCAGCATGGGCTCGGTGGCATCCATACCGTCCATCACGCTAGAAGACGTTATGAACACGGCCCAGCGCCCCAAACTGGAATGGCTGGAAAACGGCATCTTCGTGATCCTGCGCGACATGTCCTTTGACGAACCGACCAACACGCTCAGCCAGCAGCAGATTTCCCTGTTCTGGAACGACGACATGGTCCTGCTGTTTCAGGAAACCGACACCCGCCGATTCCGGGGCGTCATGGAACGAATCCGCACGGGAAGCGGCAAAATGCGAGGCGCAGGCGGGCACTATCTGGCCGTGGCCCTGATCGACGCGATCATCGACAACCATTTTGCCACGCTCCACGCCATGAGCGAACAGGCCCAGAAACTGGAAGATTCCCTGCAGGACAGGCAAACCGAAAAACGATTGAACGCCCTGTATACGCTCCGGCGCGAAGCCGTGGTCATGCGCAACGCCCTGCTGCCCATGCGTGAGGTGTTCAGGGAGCTCTGCTCGGCCCCGCAGGCGGAGTTGCCGCCATCGGCGGAAGCCTATCTGCGCGATGTGGGCGACCACGCCACCCAGACCGGGGATTCGGTTCTGGCGCTGGCAGACATCATGGCCGGCATGATCGAACTGCAGATATCCCTTGCCGGTCTCAAGACCAACCGCATCATGCAGATCCTGACGCTGGTGTCCACCATCTTCATACCGCTGACGTTCATCGCCGGAATATACGGCATGAACTTCGAGTTCATGCCCGAACTCAAATGGCGATACGGCTACTTCATAACCCTTGGCGCCATGGGGGTGACGGCCGTGGGCATGCTGATGCTCTTTTTGCGCAACCGCTGGCTCTGA
- a CDS encoding mechanosensitive ion channel family protein codes for MKLLATMKTTASSILANPHTTEIAVGAVLLILGLVAVSAFCRILNNRLKRVSGIRVDPEFLDQTLTSLRWTLWTAAAFAFFRSLPLSKGVESAGGNIFLILFTFLLVSLSVDTLKLALDTNLRRKGTTLPEHRGRAILPIIKGTAWLLGLAFILDNFGVKIGTIMAGLGLAGVAVGFAAQAILGDLFSYFAILFDKPFRIGDFIIVDNLRGTLEHTGLKTSRLRSLDGEQIIISNSDLTGSRVKNYRRMRRRRICFGFGVLYSTGSDKLEAIPDMVRAIVDELPLATLDRVHFHRFGDSSLDFEVVYYVESPEYNDYMDTQQAINLALVRRFEAEGIGFAFPTRTVHMAGGNNA; via the coding sequence ATGAAACTCCTTGCCACCATGAAGACCACCGCGTCATCGATCCTTGCCAACCCGCACACCACGGAAATTGCCGTGGGCGCGGTGCTGCTGATCCTCGGCCTCGTGGCCGTTTCCGCATTCTGCCGCATACTGAACAACCGCCTGAAACGTGTTTCCGGCATCCGGGTTGACCCGGAATTCCTCGACCAGACCCTCACCTCGCTGCGCTGGACCCTGTGGACGGCCGCCGCATTCGCCTTTTTCCGATCCCTGCCTTTGAGCAAAGGCGTGGAATCCGCCGGGGGCAACATCTTCCTGATCCTGTTCACGTTCCTGCTGGTGTCCCTGTCCGTGGACACGCTCAAGCTGGCGCTGGACACCAACCTGCGGCGCAAGGGCACGACCCTGCCCGAACACCGGGGGCGCGCCATCCTGCCCATCATCAAGGGCACGGCGTGGCTGCTCGGGCTGGCCTTCATACTGGACAACTTCGGGGTCAAGATCGGCACCATCATGGCCGGTCTCGGACTGGCGGGCGTTGCCGTGGGCTTTGCGGCACAGGCCATACTGGGCGACCTGTTCAGCTATTTCGCCATCCTGTTCGACAAACCCTTCCGCATCGGCGACTTCATCATCGTGGACAACCTGCGCGGAACGCTGGAACACACGGGGCTGAAAACATCCCGGCTGCGCAGCCTTGACGGCGAACAGATCATCATCTCCAACTCGGACCTCACGGGCTCGCGCGTGAAAAACTACCGCCGCATGCGGCGGCGCAGGATATGCTTCGGCTTCGGGGTTCTCTATTCCACGGGTTCGGACAAGCTGGAGGCCATCCCGGACATGGTGCGCGCCATCGTGGACGAACTGCCGCTGGCCACGCTGGACCGCGTGCACTTCCACCGCTTCGGGGATTCCAGTCTGGATTTCGAGGTGGTCTATTACGTGGAATCGCCGGAATACAACGACTACATGGACACGCAGCAGGCCATCAATCTGGCTCTTGTTCGGCGATTCGAGGCCGAGGGCATAGGATTCGCCTTCCCCACCCGCACCGTGCACATGGCCGGAGGCAACAATGCTTGA
- a CDS encoding metallophosphoesterase family protein: MHWIALGDIHESTSIFDEIPDLDTARGVIITGDITNRGTPAAARSVLSALRRHNPNLLAQPGNMDTEDVAELLREEGIDLHCRVHELAPGLGIMGVGYSTPTPFNTPGEVDEEVLAEWLDQTHAQAGRFEKLIVVVHEPPGQSRLDVLGNGQHVGSMAVRRFIERAMPELVITGHIHESGGTDIVGQTMVINPGMAAGGGYVRIDFANGQLSARLENV; encoded by the coding sequence ATGCACTGGATAGCCCTTGGCGACATTCACGAATCAACAAGCATCTTTGATGAAATCCCGGACCTGGACACGGCCCGGGGAGTGATCATCACCGGCGACATCACCAACCGGGGCACCCCGGCCGCGGCGCGGTCCGTGCTCAGCGCCCTGCGTCGGCACAACCCCAACCTGCTGGCCCAGCCCGGCAACATGGACACCGAAGACGTGGCCGAGCTGCTGCGCGAGGAAGGCATCGACCTGCACTGCCGCGTCCACGAACTGGCCCCGGGGCTGGGCATCATGGGCGTTGGCTATTCCACCCCCACCCCGTTCAACACGCCGGGCGAAGTGGATGAGGAGGTCCTTGCCGAGTGGCTGGACCAGACCCACGCCCAGGCCGGGCGGTTCGAGAAACTCATCGTGGTCGTTCACGAGCCTCCGGGCCAGAGCCGACTGGACGTGCTCGGCAACGGGCAGCACGTGGGCAGCATGGCCGTGCGCCGCTTCATCGAACGCGCCATGCCCGAACTGGTCATCACCGGCCACATCCACGAATCCGGCGGCACCGACATCGTGGGCCAAACCATGGTCATCAACCCCGGCATGGCCGCGGGCGGCGGCTACGTGCGCATAGACTTCGCCAACGGCCAGCTTTCGGCCCGGCTGGAGAACGTGTAA
- a CDS encoding methyl-accepting chemotaxis protein: MKMPFQTKLMVGTIGVVALAIVVMASVTQVQVKNSLIEMGETNMQSFADSMYQLMEMQQSLLADKVKTDLNIMDAEIEKYGAPYLNTGNTITTQITNQVTKKTETVTIPTMQFGGYVINGNYDLVDKVQKQVGGTTTIFQVLPGKLLRISTNVLKLDGKRAVGTYIPSDSVVYKTVTSGETYYGIAYVVNAWYQTAYKPIKDSFGKVVGVIYVGRKILTPAFRKAVESAKIGGSGYGFIFNGAGKLMLHPTIEGKSLEEYPFWPEFEKQKNGLVKYEFKGEHKEVFLRYFKPWGWSFGFALTQGEVFHGVDRKLLVSNALVAFGAIAAVIIVLLLLIRVVTRPLKTLSDFTGEVAQGNFNAEIAYEARDAIGDTIDSVRAMILELKTKLGFSEGLLNNLTYPCVVVDLEENITFVNQHELDLLQKSGQPKDYIGMKFAQFLYGDPNRETQLGVCIRERSVIVGQETRGKGEQGREYDILVDTAVLEDMDGHVIGAFTIITDTTQIKESERVAMEQRERIMGAARDADAIAEQLSSAAEELSAQVEQSTRGTQVQQERAGETATAMEEMNATVLEVARNAADASTNADETKEKAVEASGLVEEVIGAIAQVDARSGELKQSMAQLGEQTDSIGAIMQVIEDIADQTNLLALNAAIEAARAGEAGRGFAVVADEVRKLAEKTMDATGQVGKAITDIQDGAQRNVKATDVAREAVGKSTMLAQQSGEAMEGIKMLVEQSADQVRSIATAAEQQSATSEEVNRATDEINVISSETATAMQQSQVAIEALAKLASELKELITRMQQ, translated from the coding sequence ATGAAAATGCCATTTCAAACCAAGCTGATGGTCGGTACCATCGGGGTCGTGGCCCTGGCCATCGTGGTCATGGCTTCGGTAACGCAGGTTCAGGTCAAGAATTCGTTGATCGAAATGGGCGAAACCAACATGCAGTCCTTTGCGGACAGCATGTATCAGCTCATGGAGATGCAGCAGTCCCTGTTGGCGGACAAGGTCAAGACCGACCTGAACATCATGGACGCGGAAATTGAAAAGTACGGGGCGCCGTATCTCAATACGGGCAATACCATTACCACGCAGATCACCAACCAGGTCACCAAGAAGACGGAAACCGTGACCATTCCGACAATGCAGTTCGGCGGGTATGTGATCAACGGGAACTATGATCTGGTGGACAAGGTGCAAAAGCAGGTGGGCGGGACCACCACCATTTTCCAGGTCTTGCCCGGAAAGCTGCTGCGCATATCCACCAACGTGCTCAAGCTGGACGGCAAGCGCGCTGTTGGAACCTATATCCCCTCGGACAGCGTGGTCTACAAGACCGTGACTTCCGGCGAGACCTATTACGGCATCGCCTATGTGGTCAACGCCTGGTACCAGACCGCGTACAAGCCCATCAAGGATTCCTTCGGCAAGGTCGTGGGCGTCATCTACGTGGGCCGCAAGATCCTGACCCCGGCGTTCCGCAAGGCGGTTGAATCCGCGAAGATCGGTGGTTCCGGCTACGGGTTCATCTTCAATGGCGCAGGCAAGCTCATGCTGCATCCGACCATCGAGGGCAAGAGCCTTGAGGAGTATCCTTTCTGGCCGGAATTCGAAAAGCAGAAGAACGGTCTGGTGAAATATGAATTCAAGGGCGAGCACAAGGAAGTTTTCCTGCGTTATTTCAAGCCGTGGGGATGGTCATTCGGTTTTGCCCTGACCCAGGGTGAAGTTTTCCACGGCGTGGACAGGAAATTGCTTGTCTCCAATGCGCTGGTGGCGTTCGGAGCCATTGCCGCGGTGATCATCGTGCTTCTGCTGCTCATTCGAGTGGTCACCCGTCCGCTCAAGACGCTTTCCGATTTCACCGGCGAAGTGGCCCAGGGCAATTTCAATGCCGAGATAGCATACGAGGCCAGAGACGCCATCGGCGACACCATCGACTCGGTGCGGGCCATGATTCTGGAGCTCAAGACAAAACTCGGTTTTTCCGAAGGTCTGCTCAACAACCTGACCTATCCGTGCGTTGTTGTGGACCTGGAGGAAAACATCACCTTCGTGAACCAGCACGAGCTTGACCTGTTGCAGAAGTCGGGTCAGCCCAAGGACTACATCGGCATGAAGTTCGCGCAGTTCCTGTACGGCGACCCCAACCGGGAAACCCAGCTGGGCGTTTGCATTCGTGAACGCAGTGTGATCGTGGGGCAGGAAACCCGGGGCAAGGGCGAACAGGGCCGCGAATACGATATCCTCGTGGATACGGCCGTGCTGGAAGACATGGACGGCCATGTTATCGGCGCGTTCACCATCATTACGGATACCACCCAGATCAAGGAAAGCGAGCGGGTAGCCATGGAACAGCGCGAGCGCATCATGGGCGCGGCTCGTGACGCCGACGCCATTGCCGAACAGCTTTCCTCGGCGGCCGAAGAGCTTTCCGCGCAGGTGGAACAGTCCACCCGCGGCACGCAGGTGCAGCAGGAACGTGCAGGCGAGACCGCCACGGCCATGGAAGAAATGAACGCCACGGTGCTGGAAGTGGCCCGCAACGCTGCGGACGCCTCCACCAATGCCGACGAGACAAAGGAAAAGGCCGTGGAAGCCTCCGGGCTCGTGGAAGAGGTTATCGGAGCCATCGCCCAGGTGGACGCGCGTTCCGGGGAACTCAAGCAAAGCATGGCGCAGCTCGGCGAACAGACCGACAGCATCGGGGCCATCATGCAGGTCATCGAGGACATCGCCGACCAGACCAACCTGCTGGCCCTGAACGCGGCCATCGAGGCGGCGCGTGCCGGCGAGGCCGGGCGCGGATTCGCCGTGGTTGCGGACGAGGTGCGCAAGCTCGCGGAAAAGACCATGGACGCCACCGGGCAGGTGGGCAAGGCCATCACCGATATCCAGGACGGGGCGCAACGCAACGTCAAGGCCACGGACGTGGCCCGGGAGGCCGTGGGCAAGAGCACCATGCTTGCCCAGCAGTCCGGCGAGGCCATGGAAGGCATCAAGATGCTGGTGGAGCAGTCCGCGGACCAGGTGCGCAGCATTGCCACGGCAGCGGAACAGCAGTCCGCCACCAGTGAGGAAGTCAACCGGGCCACGGACGAGATCAACGTGATTTCCTCGGAAACGGCCACGGCCATGCAGCAATCGCAGGTGGCCATCGAGGCCCTTGCCAAGCTGGCTTCCGAGCTCAAGGAACTTATCACGCGGATGCAGCAATAG
- the chrA gene encoding chromate efflux transporter, whose amino-acid sequence MNRPSLARLFFTFLRLGTTAFGGPAMIPFMRREAVDRFGWLSEKTFGFGMAVTQMVPGATAMQMAAYVGMRSRGALGAVAAYAGFSLPAFLLMLGLSFLYFTTGNVAWITSMFGGMQAVVVALILHASVNFSRRYLTGIMERMLALGTALWLFYGHNPIIALVAVCVVAVFVFRGQADAGAALSQEEAPCNHVGAAVILAVLTGTGLGLLFWFAPQLGDIAALMLKIDLFAFGGGYVSVPLMLHEVVEARGWMDASMFMDGIALGQITPGPIVMTATFVGYAVRGLVGAFVATVAVFTPSLFILLASTPLYGRLASSGVARRALRGSLVSLVGLMAAVAGRFLLETHWNSVSVFIAAAAFMALRLRLNVLLVVAAGAVLAALLS is encoded by the coding sequence ATGAATCGTCCGTCATTGGCTCGCCTGTTTTTCACCTTTTTGCGTCTCGGCACCACCGCGTTCGGCGGTCCGGCCATGATTCCCTTCATGCGTCGCGAGGCCGTGGACCGGTTCGGGTGGCTCAGTGAAAAGACCTTCGGGTTCGGCATGGCCGTGACACAGATGGTTCCCGGGGCAACCGCCATGCAGATGGCCGCCTACGTGGGTATGCGTTCGCGCGGGGCGCTCGGCGCCGTGGCCGCGTATGCCGGGTTTTCCCTGCCCGCGTTTCTGCTCATGCTCGGCCTGTCCTTTTTGTATTTCACCACAGGCAACGTGGCGTGGATCACCAGCATGTTCGGCGGTATGCAGGCCGTTGTGGTGGCGCTCATCCTGCACGCTTCCGTGAATTTTTCGCGCCGGTATCTGACCGGAATCATGGAACGGATGCTGGCGCTGGGAACCGCGCTGTGGCTGTTTTACGGCCATAATCCCATCATTGCGCTGGTGGCTGTCTGTGTTGTGGCCGTTTTCGTTTTTCGCGGTCAGGCGGATGCCGGGGCAGCCCTGTCCCAGGAAGAGGCGCCCTGCAACCATGTGGGCGCCGCCGTGATTCTGGCCGTGCTGACCGGGACGGGCCTCGGGTTGCTGTTCTGGTTTGCGCCGCAGCTGGGGGACATCGCCGCCCTGATGCTCAAGATCGATCTGTTCGCATTCGGCGGGGGCTATGTTTCCGTGCCGCTCATGCTGCACGAGGTGGTGGAGGCGCGCGGCTGGATGGATGCCTCCATGTTCATGGACGGCATCGCATTGGGCCAGATCACGCCCGGTCCCATCGTCATGACCGCCACCTTCGTGGGCTATGCAGTGCGCGGCCTTGTGGGCGCGTTCGTGGCCACGGTGGCCGTGTTCACGCCTTCCCTGTTCATTCTTCTGGCCAGCACACCGCTTTACGGACGGCTGGCGTCTTCCGGGGTTGCGCGTCGCGCGCTCAGGGGCAGCCTTGTTTCCCTTGTGGGGCTGATGGCTGCCGTTGCCGGGCGTTTCCTGCTGGAAACCCATTGGAATTCCGTGAGCGTTTTCATTGCCGCTGCCGCGTTCATGGCCTTGCGCCTGCGGTTGAACGTGCTGCTCGTGGTCGCTGCCGGGGCAGTGCTGGCCGCACTTCTTTCCTGA
- a CDS encoding TIGR00341 family protein — protein MALRVIEIVTPRSDKDDVVRSLEEHRTDEGYVFWASPLERGEGISFRMILDVQDTENVLDKFEQLFAWTDKYRIVVYPAEATIPRLDKLASEDKNEFTPAPKESEPKKNRISREELYADVLDTTLLSRNYVILVLLSSLVAIIGLLRGNVAIIIGAMVLAPLLGPNVGLSLATTLGDKKLSMESLKTMTVGIALCFFLAAAAGLLLGIPHVTDELAARSVISYSDIILAIVSGAAGIVTVTQGVPTSLVGVMVALSLLPPLVASGLFFGAGMMPHALGAGMLFLANVICLNLAGVVTFILFGIQPLSWWDKEQAKNGAWRAAILWTLLLAALVVLMVYEGR, from the coding sequence ATGGCTTTGCGTGTTATCGAAATAGTGACCCCGCGTTCGGACAAGGACGACGTTGTCAGGTCCCTTGAGGAACACCGGACCGACGAAGGGTATGTGTTCTGGGCTTCACCCCTGGAAAGGGGCGAGGGAATTTCCTTTCGCATGATTCTCGATGTTCAGGATACCGAAAACGTACTGGACAAGTTCGAACAGCTTTTTGCGTGGACCGACAAGTACCGGATCGTCGTGTATCCGGCGGAGGCCACCATCCCCCGGTTGGACAAGCTTGCCAGCGAAGACAAGAACGAGTTCACGCCTGCCCCGAAAGAGAGCGAACCCAAGAAGAACAGGATAAGCCGGGAGGAACTCTACGCAGACGTTCTCGACACCACGCTGCTCTCCAGAAATTATGTCATTCTCGTGCTGCTGTCGTCGCTGGTGGCCATCATCGGGCTTTTGCGCGGCAACGTGGCCATCATCATCGGGGCCATGGTCCTTGCGCCGCTGCTCGGTCCGAACGTGGGGCTTTCGCTGGCAACCACGTTGGGAGACAAAAAGCTGAGCATGGAATCGCTGAAGACCATGACCGTCGGCATCGCCCTCTGTTTTTTCCTTGCGGCGGCCGCCGGGCTGTTGCTGGGAATTCCCCATGTCACGGACGAGCTCGCGGCACGAAGCGTCATTTCCTATTCGGATATCATACTCGCCATCGTGTCGGGCGCTGCGGGCATCGTCACCGTGACCCAGGGCGTGCCCACGTCGCTGGTCGGCGTGATGGTGGCCTTGTCGCTGCTGCCGCCCCTTGTGGCAAGCGGGCTTTTTTTTGGTGCCGGCATGATGCCCCATGCCCTGGGTGCGGGCATGCTTTTTCTGGCCAACGTCATCTGTCTCAACCTTGCGGGCGTCGTCACCTTCATTCTTTTCGGAATTCAGCCGCTTTCGTGGTGGGACAAGGAACAGGCCAAGAACGGGGCATGGCGTGCCGCCATCCTGTGGACCCTTCTTCTCGCGGCCCTTGTGGTCCTCATGGTGTACGAAGGACGATAG